The Lactobacillus sp. ESL0680 DNA segment ACCAGCTGTTCAAATTGGGCACTCGTAATTGGACGCTTTTGCCCAGCAGCCATCACACCATGCAAAATCTTTTTGCGGCTGAACGGCTCCCTTGTACCATCATTTTTAATGACTAACAATGGGGTCGTTTCCATGCGTTCAAAGGTTGTAAACCGAAAACCACAATTTTCACATTCACGTCTGCGGCGAATTGCCCGATTTTCATCACTAGGACGAGAATCAATTACGCGTGAGGCATTTTGCCGACAATTAGGACATTCCATTCTTCTCTCCTTTTAATTTAAGTAGCAACTGGGCCAATTGGGCCTCTAATTCTTCTATTGTACCAGTATTTGTAATTACATAGTCGGCCAACTTGACTTTTTTAGCAAGTGGCATCTGACTGTTAATCCGATTTAGCGCCGCCTTACGCGTTAAGCCATCACGCGCCATCAGCCGCTTAATCTGCATTTCTTCAGGAACTGTAATTAGCAACGTCTTGTCGCAATACTTTTGCGCGCCCGATTCAAATAAGACCGGAGCATCCAGAATAACCAGCTGCTCACCAGCTTGTTTATTTTGCGTAATTTTAGTCTGAATTATTTGAAAAATCAACGGGTGGGTAATTTTATTCAAGATACTCAATTGCTTAGGATCACTGAACACCACTTCGCCAAGCTGATGACGATTAATCGTTTGGTCCGGATTTAAAAAATTGCTGCCAAATTGCTGGACAACTTGATGATAACCAGCTTCACCAACATTCAAAATATCATGAGCAATCAGGTCACTGTCAATAATCGGCAACTGCTGCTTTTTAAAAAAGTCATCTGCCGTACTTTTGCCGCTGGCAATTCCGCCGGTTAAGCCCAACACTAGTGTCATTTGTAAACCACCTGGCACTTAGGACAAAAAGTCGTCCCGCGACCATTAACTTTAATCTTTTCAAGTGAATTGCCACAGCGCGCACACGGTTCACCCTGATGACCATAGACCCGCAACATTTTTTGAAAGCCGCCGGTTTCACCATTAGCATCAAGATAAGTATGCACAGTAGTGCCGCGTTTTGCAATCGCTAAAGTAATTAGCGCGTTAATATTGTCATGCAGTTCTGCCACTTTTTCCCTAGGAATTTGACTAGCAACACTTAACGGGTGAATTTTCGTTTCCCACAAGACCTCGTCAACATAGATGTTGCCTAACCCGGCAACAATAGTTTGGTCAAGCAAAGTACTCTTGATATTTTTCTTCTTGTGGCTAAGTCCAGCTGCTAAAAATTCCACCGTAAACTCGGTAGAATTAGGTTCAAAACCAAGTTTACTAATTCCAGTGACGATCTTTTCTGTTCCCGTTGCAACCAGCTGCATGCGGCCAAACTTGCGCACGTCGTTATAGCGTAAGGCCGTATCATCAGTGAAAGCAAACTGCACGTGATCGTGTTTATCCTTAGGTTCGGCAACTGCTGTCAGCCGATATTTACCTTCCATACGTAAGTGCGACACAATCGTTAAATCGCCACTTAGACGAATTAATAAGTACTTAGCATAGCGATCAATGGTTAAAACCTTCTGACCAGTAACTTGTTTGACAAACTCGTCATGGTCGCTGGCAATAATTTTAGGATACCACAACGTTACCTTTTTAATTGTTTTTCCTTTAATCAAGGGAAGCAAAGTGCGGCGCACTGTTTCAACTTCCGGCATTTCTGGCATTAATTTTTCTCCTTATTTTGCATCGTACCAATTGTGACCCCAACCGGAATCAGCAATTAACGGAATATCAAGCTGGACTGCTGACTGCATAACCTCAGGAACGATCTTCTTAATCGTTTCTAATTCATCCTTAGGCACATCAAAAATCAGCTCATCATGAACCTGAACTACCATCTTCGTCTTGAGGTGTAATTCATCCAGCTTCTTCTGCATGTTAATCATGGCAATCTTAATAATATCAGCAGCTGACCCCTGAATTGGTGAGTTTATTGCGGTTCTTTCCGCAAATGACCGCACATTGAAATTCTTGGCATGAATATCAGGTAAGTAACGACGACGGTGCATAATTGTTTCGGCATAGCCCTTTTCACGCGCTTCTTGGACAGCCTTGTCCATATAATCGCGAATTTGCGGATATTGCTCAAAGTAATTATCAATAAATTCCTTAGCCTGTTTTCGACTGATGTTCAAATTCTTAGACAGGCCATAATCGGAAATTCCATAAACAATCCCAAAGTTAACTGCCTTTGCTCGGCGACGCATTAATGGCGTCACTTCATCTGGAGAATCTAAGTGAAAAATCTTCATCGCCGTGTGTGAGTGAATATCATAGCCTGTCTTAAAGGCTTCCTGCATGTTTTCATCACCAGAAACTTGCGCCAAAACCCGCAATTCAATTTGCGAGTAGTCACAAGAAAAAATGTAGCCATCAGGCGTGCTTGGAACGAAGGCCTTTCTGATTTGCTTGCCTTCTTCGGTTCTAGTAGGAATATTTTGCAAGTTAGGATCAACTGAAGACAACCGTCCTGTTGCCGTCAACGTCTGTAAATAACGCGTATGAACGCAACCATCCTTTTGGATAACATCAAGCAGGCCCTTAACATAAGTCGATTGAATTTTGGCAATCTGCCGGTAAGTCAAAATTTCATCAATAATTGGACTCTGGTCTTTTAACTGGTTCAAAACGTCAACTGATGTTGAATAACCGGTTTTGGTCTTTTTAATTGGCGGCAAGCCCATCTTTTCAAACAGAATATGCCCTAATTGCTTAGGAGAATTAAGGTTGAAACGTTCCCCAGCTTCTTGGTAAATCTTGTTTTCAAGGTCTTGCAATGCCACAGCAAATTCATTCTGCAGTTGAATTAAAGTGCTTGCCTGTACCTTAATGCCGTTCATTTCCATCACTGCTAAAACGCGCGCTACCGGAATTTCAATGCTAGCAAACAAGTCATCCTGTTCATGATCCTTGAGCTGCTTTAATAATTCATCCTTCAACCTAACAATCGACTGGGCTTTGCTGGCAAGGTGGCTGAATAAAATCTGGTCATCATCAGGAACGTGCTCCTTTTTGCCCTTGCCATAAACTTCAAAGTCACTCTTGACAGAGTAGTCACCATACAAATGGCAAACTTCGCCCATGTCATTGGAATTATTCTCATTATTAACCAAGTATGATGCCAGCAGCATATCATAATCAATTCCCTGAACTTGAATATCCAATCGATTAAGACCAACCATTGTTCGTTTAAGGTCAAAAACATCTTTTTGAATGTCGGCATTTTCTAAAATTTGCTTTAATTGCTCAGTCTGCAAAAGTTCAACATCGCGACTGACATAGGTTTGCTCGCCAATTTTAAGGGCAAAACCAATAAATTCTGCCAAATGATAATTTGCACCCAGCATCCCCAAATAAAAGCTGACAGTATCCCCTTCAGCAACCTTAATTTGTTCTAGCTGCTCTTTAGTAAGTTCAACATAGTCAATCTTAACTTCTGCTTCAGGAGTATTTTCATCAGAAGCAGTATCTGACGTGTCCAATTGATTTAAAAATTTACGAAAATTCATCTTTTCATAAAACTGCCGTAATTTTTCTTGGTCAACTTTTTGCCGCTTAACACCTGCTAAGTCGATTGCTACTGGACTTTCACGGTTAATGGTTGCTAACTTTTTAGCTAAAAAGGCCTTATCCTTGTCGTTAATTAAGTTTTCCTTTAGCTTGGACTTTTTCATATCATCTACATGCTCGTAAAGTCCCTCAACTGAACCATACTGCTGGATTAGGCGTGAAGCCGTCTTTGGACCAACCTTAGTTACTCCGGGATAATTATCGGAATTATCCCCCATCAGTGCCTTCATATCAATAAATTCAGTTGGCGTCACGCCATTGACTTCCTTCATGTGTTCAGGTGTATAGGCTTCTAGGTCTGAAACGCCAGACTTAGTCACCATGACCGTTGTCTTTTCTGAAGCTAATTGGGTTAAATCCTTATCTCCAGTAACGATTGTCACCGCCATATTTTGTTCTTCACCAAGACGCGCGAAAGTCCCGATAATATCATCGGCTTCATAATTCTTTAGTTCATAAGTCGCAATGCCCAAGTCATGCAGCATTTCTTGAATATACGGCAACTGCTCCAATAATTCCGGCGGTGTTTTCTGGCGGCCGCCCTTGTAATCATCGTACATGCTATTTCTAAAAGTTGTCTTGCCGGCATCAAACGCAACCAAGACATAGTCCGGCTGAACGTCTTTTAATAGAACATCCAGCATATTTTTAAAAGTATAAATGGCATTAGTGTGCAGACCTTCAGCGTTTTTGAAGTTTTCAAGCTGCCGGTAGAGTGCATAAAACGCACGAAAGGCAACGGAATTACCATCAATTAAAAGTAATTTTTGATTAGCCATAATTCTCCTCGTTATTAATTCGTCAGTTAATTCACATACCATTCTAACAGTTTTAACGGCTTCTAGCAGGTTACTGACTTACTTATAATTTAAAAAAACTAGTCGCGTTGCAACTAGTTTCTTAGTTAATTTTATTTTTGCAATAATTTTGCGAAGGCATCTTCGTATTTTGGTATATCACCGGCACCCATGAAGACAATAACACTGTCATGGTTCTGGGTTAGATCAGCAATATTAGCCAAATCAAGAACTTCCGAACCCGGAATTTGCGCAGTTAAATCTTCACTTGATATATCGCCAGCACTCTCACGAGCAGATGCATAGATCGGTGTTATATAAGCCTTATCAACATCACGCAAAATTTCTTCGAAGTCTTTAGCATATTTTTTAGTCCGAGAAAATGTATGCGGCTGAAAGACAACAACTAGCCGTTTGCCTGGAAATTTTTGGCGGGCAGCTTGAATGGTAGCCTTCATTTCGGTTGGGTGGTGAGCGTAATCATCAATTACATTAATATCACCGTAGTCAGTTTCAGTAAACCGGCGTTTGGCACCACGATAAGTCAACAAACCTTCTTGAATATCTTCTAGCGGAATTTTTTCAGTATAAGCAACCGCCACAACTGCCGTCGTGTTCAAAATATTATGGTCACCAAACAAGTGAACTGTGAAGCGGCCAATGTTTTTACCATGAGCTAAAACATCAAAAGTTGAACCAGTCGTTGTCCGGTCAATATTAACTGCTTGGAAGTCATCAGTGTCTTCAAAACCATAAGTATACTTAGGAATACTGGTCTTTAAAGCTTGCAAACGATTGTTGCCGCCCCAAACAAACAACCCCTTCTTAGTTTGATCAGCAGCTGTTTGGAAGGCTGAAGTATAATCGTCCTGATCTTTAAAGTAATCAGGGTGATCGAAGTCAATGTTAGTCATAATTTGATAATCTGGATGATAAGCCAAGAAGTGACGGCGGTACTCATCAGCTTCATAAACAAAGAAGCGCGAATCTTGGACGCCCTTACCTTCACCATCACCAATTAAATAAGAAGTTGGTGCAGCTTCACCGAGTACATGAGCTAATAGGCCTGTTGTCGAGGTCTTGCCATGAGTTCCAGAAACACCAATGCTGGTATGCATTGCTACGACTTCTTCAACCGTGTCAGGATAACTCTGCCAAGTAATACCCTGATCTTCACATGCCTTGACTTCAACATTATCGTCTTTAAAAGCATTACCCTTAACAATTATTTGTCCGCTAGGCTTAATATTAGTAGCCGCAAAGTCAGCAACTTCAATTCCAGCTTTTTCTAGCGGTACTTGCGTAAAAGTGTATTTAGCAATGTCACTGCCGGCAACCTTATAGCCTAAGTCGTGCAACAACAAGGCCAAAGAAGCCATCCCTGTACCCTTAATTCCAATAAACCAAATTTGTTTGTTCTTATCTAACATTTCATTTGCTCCAAATTTTATTCAATAATCGTTTATTATTTTACCATTATTACAGGCAAAAGAGCAGAGGCTAATTGGAAGCTAAAGAAATTTTTTACAAAGAAAAAAGACCTTCCTAAAAAGGTCTTTTGCAGATTATAACTTAATCTTGCCACTAGCTAGCAATTCATCACAGACTTCTGGATCAAAAGCAGCGCCAATTGTAAAGTCATCAGGTACAACCATAATACCGCGCTTTTGCTCTGCATGTTCTAAGCCTAATTCGCGAGCTGAACAAATCATGCCGTATGAGTCAACTCCACGCAAATCGCCAGGCCAAATTTGTTGACCATTAGGCATCAACGTACCAGGCAAAGCAACAACTACCTTTTGACCTTGAGCAATATTAGGTGCACCACAAACGATTTGGTGTTCCTCGCCATCGCCGACTTCAATCGTGGTAACATGCAAGTGGTCGGAATCTGGGTGCTTGTCACAAGTCTTAACTAAGCCATAAACAAGAGTTGGCTTGCCATAAGCTAATTTTGTATCAAAGCCAGCTTCAGTCAGCTTTTGGTTCAAAGCTGTCAGCTCAGCATCTGTCAACTTAACTTGACCATCTGGCAATTTAGCATAGTCAATTACCTTGTCAACGTTAAAGAAGTTGTAACCAGTAACGTTACCTTGCTCATCAATAACTTGAGTAATGTCGCCCTTTTCCACGTATTCGCTCTTACCGTGATCTTGACCCAAAATCACGATTAATGTATTAGGATAACTGCGTTTATTAATACTAGTAATCATTAAATAATCTCCTTAATTAGTCAAGTGACCGCAAAAAGTCCTCAACTTCATCTTTGGTCTTACGATCCTTATTTACTAGTCTACCAATTTCTGCGCCATCTTGGTAGACAACAAATGATGGAATTCCCATAATATTTAATTCTTTAGCTAAATCAATTGAGCCATCACGATCAATTTGATAAAACTTGCTATCGGCAAAATCTTGCTCAATTGCCGGCATAAATGGATCTAAAAAGCGGCAGTCTGGGCACCAATCAGCAGAAAATTCCAAGACAGTACGACCATTTTTAGTAATTTCAGTTAATTTTGTTTGCGTTAATTCTTTAATTTGTTCCATCAGTAAAACCCCTTTTATTGTTAACCGATACCTAATTATTTTACTCCAAAATCAGCATGAAGAGCATAAATTGGATTACCTTTAGCCGCAAATTTGTGTTCGTATTCAGTTTCCACATTTTGCGCCACAATCTCTTCTGCTTCATGGTGCAAGTCAACAGACACAAAGTCAAAGTGCATCCCGTAATTATTCATACTCTTGAGTGAATACGCAAATAGCCCCGCATTATCCGTCTTAAACTCAATCTGTCCGGCATTAATCAAGACCTTTTCGTACTTGTTTAAAAATGACTGGTATGTCAGCCGACGTTTTTCATGCCGGGTTTTTGGCCACGGATCACTAAAGTTAAGATAAATTACATCAGTTGAATTTGGTGCAAAAAAGGCATCAATTGCGGCTGCATCTGCACATAAAATCTGCAAGTTATCGAGCTTTTTATCAAGCTTCGTCCGCAAAATAATGCCGGCAGCCGTAATTTGTAATTCAACTGCCACAAAATTTTTCTCTGGGTGCATTTCAGCCAGAGTAGTAATGAAGTGACCCTTACCTGAACCTACTTCAATTTCAAGTGGCTGCTCAGGCTTAGGAAAGCGGGCGGCCCAGTCAATCTTCACATCTGGATCTGGTCTGTCAAGAACACTCTCCGGATGGTTCTTCACTAACTCAACCGCCCACGGCTTATTTCGTAATCTCATTTATTAAATCTTCCTTTTCTTAATCTTGTATGGTAAATACAGCTGCACAACCAAAATGCTAAAGCAAATTAGTAATCCGATTGCCTCCCACAGCTGCAAGTTAAGCGGCAACAATAACAACCACGACACGCTTATAATCAGCCATTGTAATAACATCGGCACTGACAAAGCAACAATTAGGTCGCGGCCACGATCTTTGCGCGTAATCGGCGCTACCCGATACATAATATTATCATCAAATTCGTCGGCCATGGGTAATAATTGATAGGCTGTTAGAAAAATCACTAAGCAAGACAATCCAAGTGCCCATGCCCAATTTTGAACCAACCACGAAATCAGTACCGCAAATGCCGTCATTCTAACTAATAAATTTAAATTCTCAGGATTTCGAAGCAATGAGCGCCGATACAAAAAGCGGTTGGGATTTTCTTTAGCTAGCGACCTTGGCAACAAAAAGTCCAGGTACTTACGCCGCTTGATCGTTACCTGCTTTTCTTTAACGTCGGTAAACATGCTAAAAGCTGTATAGACCCGATTCTTACGTTTTTCTTCTTGAGCTACCGCATAACGCCAATCAAATAATGTTTTGCGTTTAAGTATAAAGTGCATCGCAATAATGCCAACTACCAATAAAACTAGCAATACCCAGATTAATACTGGCTGCAATATTGCCAAACTCAGTACAACCAATAATACTAAATTAACTAAGACAAGCGAAAATTTTCTGCCAAAATAAAGATTCTGCTGAGTAATTTTTAATTGTAAAAACTTAGCCAGCCAAATGGTAACTGCAAACAGCAAATAATTTGCTGGTGCTAGTCCTGCCTTAAGTGTCGCAAAAGGAAACAAAATTCCTGCCAATAAGGCAATTAATAATGTTGGCAGCACCATACTGTACTTAATTAAGGGCGTTAGGTACTGGCCCATCTGCTCATCTTGCGGCAATAAAAATTGTAAATCTGCCTCTTGCAGGAGCGTAACTAGGTTACCCGTTAATAACGGCAGCCATAATAAGACAGCGACTAACGGACGGTAAAACCAGCGCCCCTGCGGCATCGTCTTCATGCTT contains these protein-coding regions:
- the nrdR gene encoding transcriptional regulator NrdR; this encodes MECPNCRQNASRVIDSRPSDENRAIRRRRECENCGFRFTTFERMETTPLLVIKNDGTREPFSRKKILHGVMAAGQKRPITSAQFEQLVDHVENKVRKQGISEISSKKIGQIVMDELADIDDVAYIRFASIYREFKDMSSFMKTMEDMIAKREEKGTNDV
- the coaE gene encoding dephospho-CoA kinase (Dephospho-CoA kinase (CoaE) performs the final step in coenzyme A biosynthesis.), with product MTLVLGLTGGIASGKSTADDFFKKQQLPIIDSDLIAHDILNVGEAGYHQVVQQFGSNFLNPDQTINRHQLGEVVFSDPKQLSILNKITHPLIFQIIQTKITQNKQAGEQLVILDAPVLFESGAQKYCDKTLLITVPEEMQIKRLMARDGLTRKAALNRINSQMPLAKKVKLADYVITNTGTIEELEAQLAQLLLKLKGEKNGMS
- the mutM gene encoding bifunctional DNA-formamidopyrimidine glycosylase/DNA-(apurinic or apyrimidinic site) lyase produces the protein MPEMPEVETVRRTLLPLIKGKTIKKVTLWYPKIIASDHDEFVKQVTGQKVLTIDRYAKYLLIRLSGDLTIVSHLRMEGKYRLTAVAEPKDKHDHVQFAFTDDTALRYNDVRKFGRMQLVATGTEKIVTGISKLGFEPNSTEFTVEFLAAGLSHKKKNIKSTLLDQTIVAGLGNIYVDEVLWETKIHPLSVASQIPREKVAELHDNINALITLAIAKRGTTVHTYLDANGETGGFQKMLRVYGHQGEPCARCGNSLEKIKVNGRGTTFCPKCQVVYK
- the polA gene encoding DNA polymerase I, translating into MANQKLLLIDGNSVAFRAFYALYRQLENFKNAEGLHTNAIYTFKNMLDVLLKDVQPDYVLVAFDAGKTTFRNSMYDDYKGGRQKTPPELLEQLPYIQEMLHDLGIATYELKNYEADDIIGTFARLGEEQNMAVTIVTGDKDLTQLASEKTTVMVTKSGVSDLEAYTPEHMKEVNGVTPTEFIDMKALMGDNSDNYPGVTKVGPKTASRLIQQYGSVEGLYEHVDDMKKSKLKENLINDKDKAFLAKKLATINRESPVAIDLAGVKRQKVDQEKLRQFYEKMNFRKFLNQLDTSDTASDENTPEAEVKIDYVELTKEQLEQIKVAEGDTVSFYLGMLGANYHLAEFIGFALKIGEQTYVSRDVELLQTEQLKQILENADIQKDVFDLKRTMVGLNRLDIQVQGIDYDMLLASYLVNNENNSNDMGEVCHLYGDYSVKSDFEVYGKGKKEHVPDDDQILFSHLASKAQSIVRLKDELLKQLKDHEQDDLFASIEIPVARVLAVMEMNGIKVQASTLIQLQNEFAVALQDLENKIYQEAGERFNLNSPKQLGHILFEKMGLPPIKKTKTGYSTSVDVLNQLKDQSPIIDEILTYRQIAKIQSTYVKGLLDVIQKDGCVHTRYLQTLTATGRLSSVDPNLQNIPTRTEEGKQIRKAFVPSTPDGYIFSCDYSQIELRVLAQVSGDENMQEAFKTGYDIHSHTAMKIFHLDSPDEVTPLMRRRAKAVNFGIVYGISDYGLSKNLNISRKQAKEFIDNYFEQYPQIRDYMDKAVQEAREKGYAETIMHRRRYLPDIHAKNFNVRSFAERTAINSPIQGSAADIIKIAMINMQKKLDELHLKTKMVVQVHDELIFDVPKDELETIKKIVPEVMQSAVQLDIPLIADSGWGHNWYDAK
- the murC gene encoding UDP-N-acetylmuramate--L-alanine ligase, coding for MLDKNKQIWFIGIKGTGMASLALLLHDLGYKVAGSDIAKYTFTQVPLEKAGIEVADFAATNIKPSGQIIVKGNAFKDDNVEVKACEDQGITWQSYPDTVEEVVAMHTSIGVSGTHGKTSTTGLLAHVLGEAAPTSYLIGDGEGKGVQDSRFFVYEADEYRRHFLAYHPDYQIMTNIDFDHPDYFKDQDDYTSAFQTAADQTKKGLFVWGGNNRLQALKTSIPKYTYGFEDTDDFQAVNIDRTTTGSTFDVLAHGKNIGRFTVHLFGDHNILNTTAVVAVAYTEKIPLEDIQEGLLTYRGAKRRFTETDYGDINVIDDYAHHPTEMKATIQAARQKFPGKRLVVVFQPHTFSRTKKYAKDFEEILRDVDKAYITPIYASARESAGDISSEDLTAQIPGSEVLDLANIADLTQNHDSVIVFMGAGDIPKYEDAFAKLLQK
- the ytpR gene encoding YtpR family tRNA-binding protein is translated as MITSINKRSYPNTLIVILGQDHGKSEYVEKGDITQVIDEQGNVTGYNFFNVDKVIDYAKLPDGQVKLTDAELTALNQKLTEAGFDTKLAYGKPTLVYGLVKTCDKHPDSDHLHVTTIEVGDGEEHQIVCGAPNIAQGQKVVVALPGTLMPNGQQIWPGDLRGVDSYGMICSARELGLEHAEQKRGIMVVPDDFTIGAAFDPEVCDELLASGKIKL
- a CDS encoding thioredoxin family protein, with translation MEQIKELTQTKLTEITKNGRTVLEFSADWCPDCRFLDPFMPAIEQDFADSKFYQIDRDGSIDLAKELNIMGIPSFVVYQDGAEIGRLVNKDRKTKDEVEDFLRSLD
- the trmB gene encoding tRNA (guanosine(46)-N7)-methyltransferase TrmB, encoding MRLRNKPWAVELVKNHPESVLDRPDPDVKIDWAARFPKPEQPLEIEVGSGKGHFITTLAEMHPEKNFVAVELQITAAGIILRTKLDKKLDNLQILCADAAAIDAFFAPNSTDVIYLNFSDPWPKTRHEKRRLTYQSFLNKYEKVLINAGQIEFKTDNAGLFAYSLKSMNNYGMHFDFVSVDLHHEAEEIVAQNVETEYEHKFAAKGNPIYALHADFGVK
- a CDS encoding ABC transporter permease, whose amino-acid sequence is MRKLAQNRLQDNLRQSLKYLMLVFNDFFILALIFLFGALMYWYAQSMKTMPQGRWFYRPLVAVLLWLPLLTGNLVTLLQEADLQFLLPQDEQMGQYLTPLIKYSMVLPTLLIALLAGILFPFATLKAGLAPANYLLFAVTIWLAKFLQLKITQQNLYFGRKFSLVLVNLVLLVVLSLAILQPVLIWVLLVLLVVGIIAMHFILKRKTLFDWRYAVAQEEKRKNRVYTAFSMFTDVKEKQVTIKRRKYLDFLLPRSLAKENPNRFLYRRSLLRNPENLNLLVRMTAFAVLISWLVQNWAWALGLSCLVIFLTAYQLLPMADEFDDNIMYRVAPITRKDRGRDLIVALSVPMLLQWLIISVSWLLLLPLNLQLWEAIGLLICFSILVVQLYLPYKIKKRKI